The genomic segment TTCATAGTGTTAAGTGGTTAATAACATGATAGACCCTTCGGGCATTGCAGGTCCAAATACTTGAACAATTATAGTTGAAAAGCTCTCCAAATTCAAAACCTAACTACTATTGTAGAGAAACAATCTGGACAATAAATCAACCCTAATAGACAATTAAATCACTGCCACAGAAAAAATCTCTTTCCCTTGGTGTTTCTTGTTTGCTTCTCATGGGGGTAATTAAATATGGAATTGATTATTGGCTGGTTGTATCCTAAGCTTATGAGCACCTATGGTGACAGAGGCAATGTAATTTGTCTGCAAAGGCGATGTCAATGGCGGGGAATTTCGGTTAGTATTCTCCCATTAGACCAAGATACAACAGCAGAGGACTTTGGTAAATTTGATCTGATAGTAGGAGGCGGGGCACAAGACAGACAACAGGAAATCGTCATGCGGGATTTACGGGGGGAAAAGGCGGCAATTCTGAAGGAGAAGATTGAGGCTGGCATTCCCGGTGTCTTCACTTGTGGTGCTCCTCAACTACTTGGTAAATACTATGAGCCAGCCTTAGGGAAAACCATTGAGGGATTAGGCATTTTCGATTTGGTTACCAAACATCCCGGCTTAAATGTACCCCGTTGTATAGGCAATATAGCCTTTGAATTAGTTGCCCCTTCCCTGGTGGAGGATATTCAACAGATGTTTGGAGATTGTCCTATAGTTGTAGGTTTTGAAAATCACGGAGGGAGGACCTATTTAGGGGAGGTATCGCCATTGGGGAAAGTAGTCAGAGGTTATGGGAATAATGGGGAGGATGGTTGGGAGGGGGCGTTTTATAAAAATGCCATCGCCACCTATGCCCATGGTCCATTGTTGCCTAAAAATCCCTTTTTGGCAGACTGGTTGATAGTCAAAGCCATAGAGAAGAAATACAGCAAAAGGGTGAATCTAAAACCCCTGGATGACAGGTTGGCACAGTTGGGGAGGGAGGCAATTTTGAAGAGGATATGTTAGGGGGGTGTAAGAGGTAAGGGCTTATAATCCCTAGCCCTTACAAGGGGTGTGAGGATTTATAATCATAAACTTGTCTTTACTCCCGGCTATGAACCATTCAAAGGTCGGTTTAGAATTATTCTTGTAACCAACAACTCATGGTTTTCTGCCAGCTACACAATTCCTCTTCCTTAAACCAGAGGGAGATTTCCCTTTGGGCCGTTTCAATGGCATCTGAACCATGAATCAAATTACGCCCTATATTAATACCATAGTCTCCCCTAATGGTGCCAGGTTCGGCCGCCAGAGGGTCTGTAGCACCTATGATTTTTCGTGAAGCGGCTACTACTCCTTCCCCTTCCCACACCATTGCCACTACTGGGGAAGAGGTGATAAATTCCACTAGGCTGTTGAAGAAAGGCCTTTCCTTGTGCACTTCATAGTGTTTCTCCGCCAATTCCCTAGAAACCTGCATCATTTTCAGGGCAACCAGGGTGAAACCTTTGTTTTCAAAACGTTTGATTACCTCTCCCACTAGGCCTCTTTGTACCCCATCGGGTTTTATCATGATAAAAGTACGTTCTGCCATAGTCCTTTTGTTATTACTAGCACGTCTTTTAGAAAAGAATACCCCAACAGTGCTCCTTTTGAGGAGCTATATTGATGTTTTATCGAAATTTTGAGCCCTTTTTCCAGAATTTTCCAACGTTGAATTTGGGCTATTTGGGAGATTAAACAGGAAGGCCATTGCCATTGTCCAACTGCTTCCTAGCAACCATCCTCCTAAAATATCTGTGGGGTAGTGTACTCCTAAATATAGGCGACTGAAGGATACCAAAACCACATATATTGTAGCCATCAATGATAGTAGAATTTTCAAACGCTTATTAGATATTCCCCACAAAATAATCAACAGTGTTAGGGCAAAATTGATACTCCCCATAGAATGGCCACTGGGGAAAGAAAAGTCTTGGGGGGTTGGATAATAGTCGAAATGCCACAACTGCGGGCGAGGGCGTTGCCATATATTTTTTACCAATACATTTAGGTTTTGACTGCCTACTATGGAGATGGTGAGATAAATTGCCTCCCTTTTTCTCTTAAAAACCCAAAAAACTAAAGCTAACCCAAAAGCCGAGTAGTACAGACTGCTACTGTTGCCGAAATTAGTAATGAACACCCAAAACCTTACCTGAGAATCGGGCAAAACTTCGTGAATATTAACAAGTATTAATGGGTCAAACAATAAGAATCCACCAAAAAATTTTACGGCAATACCTAATAATAAAAAGGCAAAAAAAAGGAAGGCAAAAAGGGAGAGAAGTATTCTATTCTTGGCGCTAAACATATTTCAAAAAGGAAAAAGTAGGGGGAAGAAATAGAATCCTCCCCGATAGTACAATATTAAAACCCTTCTCTTAGTTTATCTAGGACACTACGATCCTCCAGGGTAGAGGTATCACCAGAAATCTCTTGGCCGGCGGCTAAACTGCGCAATAGCCTACGCATAATTTTACCAGAACGGGTTTTAGGTAGAGCGTCGGTGAAACGAATTTCCGCCGGGCGCGCGATGGCCCCTATCTCCTTAACCACATGGGCCTTTAACTCATTGGCCAGCTGTTCACTTGGGGTATAGCTGCTTTCAAGAGTAACAAAAGCAACAATTTCCTCCCCCTTGACTTCATCGGGTTTACCTACCACAGCTGCCTCAGCTACTGCCGGGTGGGATACCAAAGCAGATTCTATTTCCATGGTGCCCAAACGATGCCCGGAAACGTTGATGACATCGTCCACTCGTCCTATAATCCAAAAATAGCCATCTTCATCCCGACGGGCACCATCTCCCGCAAAATAAAAGTATTGTCCATCTTTGGGGGGGATATGTTCCCAATAACCCTTGCGGAAGCGGTCAGGATCCCCGTATACTGTACGCATCATGCTGGGCCAGGGATGCTTGATAACTAGGTAACCCCCCTGATTTGGGCCTACGGGATTGCCTTCTATGTCTACCACATCGGCAATGATACCAGGGAAAGGATGAGTGGCTGAACCGGGTTTGGTGGGGGTTGCGCCGGGGAGGGGTGTTATCATAATGCCACCGGTTTCTGTTTGCCACCAGGTGTCTACAATGGGGCACCTTTCTTTCCCTATAACTCTGTGATACCACATCCAGGCTTCAGGATTAATGGGCTCGCCGACAGTGCCCAAAAGTCGGAGGGAGGACAAATCCCGGGCATTGGGGTAGTGTTCACCCATTTTGATAAAGGCACGAATGGCAGTGGGGGCGGTATAGAAGATGGTAACACGGTATTTTTCGATAATATCCCAGAAACAGCCTGGATTGGACGGCCGTGGAGCCCCCTCATACATTACTACAGTAGCACCATTGGATAGGGGGCCATAGACTATGTAACTGTGCCCCGTTATCCACCCTACATCCGCAGTACACCAGTATACATCCTCGTCCTTCAGGTCAAAAATCCATTTAGTGGTAATATGAGTGTATACGTTGTATCCCCCAGTGGTATGTACCACCCCTTTAGGTTTACCTGTACTACCACTGGTGTAGAGAATAAACAACATGTCCTCGCTGTCCATTTCTGCGGGCGGACAAACTGCTGATGCCCCTGCCTGTAGGTCGTGCCACCAGTGATCTCGCCCTGGCTCCATGTGTATTTTTTCTTTAGTTCTTTGTACTACTAACACATTCTCCACGGTGGGCACCTGGTTATCTGCCAGGGCTTGATCTACGTTATCCTTCAGCCGAATTACTTGGTCTTTACGGAAACCTCCATCGGCGGTGATGACTAGTTTAGCCTTAGCGTCGTTGAGTCTATCGCGGAGGGCGTCGGCACTAAAACCGCCAAATACTACACTGTGGGGAGCACCGATTCTGGCACAGGCCAACATGGCGATGACGGCTTCGGGTATCATAGGCATGTAAATCCCCACCCTGTCGCCTTTTTTCACCCCCAACTGCTGGATGACGTTGGCCATCTGACACACTTCTCGATGCAATTGGGAATACGTGAGAGTACGACTGTCACCTGGTTCTCCCTCCCAGATGATGGCGGCTTTATTCCGTCTCCAGCCGTTTAGATGACGGTCGAGGCAGTTATAAGTTATATTTATCTTTCCGTTGACAAACCATTTGGCGAAGGGGGGATTACTCCAATCCAGCACCTGCTCCCATTTTTTGAACCAATGGAGTTCTTTTTCGGCTATGGATGCCCAAAATTCGGTTGGATTGGCCACTGAGCGCTCATAAATGGCTTTATACTCTTCCCAGCTCTTTATATATGCCTTTTCAGAGAACTCTTGGCTGGGGGCGAAGGTTCGTTTCTCCTTTAGGATTGATTCAATAGTGGGCGCTGTCATGGATAAGTTTTGTTTATATATTTCCTGTGTTCAAGATTACAAAATAACTCATTTTCGCCCCCCGAACTATTAATTTTTGTAGCAAGGGGTTTAAATCTCCCCTATGATAGAAACGCAAAGATATTCATCTCGGAGGTATTCATTGGCGACTCGGTATATATCTTCTACCGTGACTGCCGAGATAAGTTGGGGAAACAAGACATCGTATTCTATTCCCACACCCATTGTCTCATACCAGCCGAAAATTTGGGCAAATTCCGCGTTGGTTTGTTTTCCTAAGGCATATTGGCCTAAAAGTTTGTTTCTTGCCAGTTTTATCTCTTCCTCACTCAAGTATACGTTTCTAAGTCTTTGGATTTCGTTATATAAAGCCTCTTGGGCAATGGTAGAATTCTGGGGCCCTGTGCCAATATAGGCTACAAATAGGGATTTATCTACTCTGGTGGGGTAAAAGGCGGAAACGTCGTAGGCTAAACCTCTTTTTTCCCTCAATTCTACAAACAAACGACTAGATAGTCCATTGCCAAGATAGCTAGTTAATAGTTTAAAGACAGGATAGTCAGGGTGTGTCATTTCGGGAGCCAAATATCCCATCATAATGATAGTTTGTTGGGTAGCCTGGGGGATATGTTTACTGTCGCGGTGAGGTAGGAGGGTATACTTCTTTCTTTCCGGAGGGGGGGTAGGGGGATTTTGCCAGTCGCCGAAGACTTCTTCTACCATTGCTGTTGCGGTTTCCAAGTCTATATTGCCGGCGATACTGACTACTAGATTGGATGGACGAAAGAACTTTTGATGATATGATTTTAGGTGTGCTTCCGTTAAGTTGGTTATAGTTTCTTCAGTGCCCAGGATAGAATAACCATAGGGATGCTGACCATAAATCATTTCCCTAAGTTGCTGAAAAGCTAGGTTAAAGGGTTGTTCCCTTTGTGATAGGATATTCTGCAGGGTGAGGGTTTTTTCTAGGGATACCTCTTCTGGGGGGAAGGAGGGATAACGGAGAATTTCGGCGGCAAGGGATAAGATTTCTGGGAAATCTTCGGTGATGGTTTTAATGCTGACTAGGGAATAGTCGCCACTTGCCTCCATCCCTAATGCCGCGCCTATGGATTCTACCTTTTCTGCAATTTCCAAGGCAGAGAGATTTTTAGTGCCCTTTGGCATAACGCAAGCTAGAAGGTGGAATACTCCTGCCTGTTGGCTTTCCTCCCAAAGACTACCTGCCTGACGACAGAAAATTTTACCGGCTATGATGTCGGCAGTGCGGTTTTCTGTGACAATCAGGGTAATGCCGTTGTCTAGACTAGTTTTTTGGGTGTATTTACACCTTTGTGTTTTTGTAACCAATTGACTATTAAACCCTCCCTTGTAAGACTGTTGTTGTTTTTATTTTAAGTTCAAGATGACAACTTGTCCCCTCTCAGTTGTCTATATCCCCTAACACCTCTTTTCACCCGCAGAATTGCCAATAGCTTTTTCCCTATGACTGTGCCCATTTTGAGAAAAACCTGTGGGTGGAAAGGGGACAAAGAATAGTTGAATATTATTGGATATATAGAAGAAATTTATGAGCACAAGAAAATCCCGGCCGAGGAAGATAAGCTTATTGGTAAATATGGCATACCTCGTACCAGGACACAATATAAAACCATGGCATAAAGGTGGGGTTGGAAACCGGGGGCTTTGTTGGAAATTAGGGAGTGAAATCTAAGGGTTTTCCATAAGTATTGAGATGGTAAATTTTTCCTTGTTTGCCTGTTTTCAGGTGGATTTGTATTGAGATTAACCGGGGAATTAAACTGTAAAAAATAGGTATTGGCCCATATTATAAACAAGCATTGTTTCAGGAATGGAAAAAATAAATAAATCGAATACCGGGCATTAATCTCTTAATTAGTATAATCTCTAGGAAGCAGAAATTACCATCCAAGAGGACAAAGTTACATTATAATCTCCTATCACCATCTTTGGGCGGAGGTATAAAAAAATGTCTACATCAAAACTAATCGAAAGAATGCAACAGGCTAGTTTCTATCCACACCCCGTCACCCAGCCTATTGATGTCATCCACACTCACTGTTCCATTGTATTTTTAACTGGAAAACTGGCCTACAAAGTTAAAAAACCCGTCAACTTTGGATTTCTCAACTACTCTACTGTTGACTTACGCAAACACTTTTTGGAAATGGAATTAACCATGAATAAACCCATTGCCCCTGATATATATTTAGAGGTACTGCCCATCGTGTATAGGGAGGGAGACTATCACCTGGGAGGGGAGGGAAAAATAGTAGAATACGCCCTCAAAATGAATCAGTTTCCCCAAGAAAGCCTACTAATTAATTTATTTGCCGCGGGGAAACTAACAAGCCAACACATGGAGGAATTGGGGAGGCTGGTAGCACAATTTCATCGTGATGCCAAAACAGACGATTATATTACCAGTTTTGGCCACCCCGACAAGATAGCAGAATCCATCCAGGAAA from the Geminocystis sp. M7585_C2015_104 genome contains:
- a CDS encoding insulinase family protein, whose protein sequence is MVTKTQRCKYTQKTSLDNGITLIVTENRTADIIAGKIFCRQAGSLWEESQQAGVFHLLACVMPKGTKNLSALEIAEKVESIGAALGMEASGDYSLVSIKTITEDFPEILSLAAEILRYPSFPPEEVSLEKTLTLQNILSQREQPFNLAFQQLREMIYGQHPYGYSILGTEETITNLTEAHLKSYHQKFFRPSNLVVSIAGNIDLETATAMVEEVFGDWQNPPTPPPERKKYTLLPHRDSKHIPQATQQTIIMMGYLAPEMTHPDYPVFKLLTSYLGNGLSSRLFVELREKRGLAYDVSAFYPTRVDKSLFVAYIGTGPQNSTIAQEALYNEIQRLRNVYLSEEEIKLARNKLLGQYALGKQTNAEFAQIFGWYETMGVGIEYDVLFPQLISAVTVEDIYRVANEYLRDEYLCVSIIGEI
- a CDS encoding type 1 glutamine amidotransferase, with the protein product MELIIGWLYPKLMSTYGDRGNVICLQRRCQWRGISVSILPLDQDTTAEDFGKFDLIVGGGAQDRQQEIVMRDLRGEKAAILKEKIEAGIPGVFTCGAPQLLGKYYEPALGKTIEGLGIFDLVTKHPGLNVPRCIGNIAFELVAPSLVEDIQQMFGDCPIVVGFENHGGRTYLGEVSPLGKVVRGYGNNGEDGWEGAFYKNAIATYAHGPLLPKNPFLADWLIVKAIEKKYSKRVNLKPLDDRLAQLGREAILKRIC
- the acs gene encoding acetate--CoA ligase, yielding MTAPTIESILKEKRTFAPSQEFSEKAYIKSWEEYKAIYERSVANPTEFWASIAEKELHWFKKWEQVLDWSNPPFAKWFVNGKINITYNCLDRHLNGWRRNKAAIIWEGEPGDSRTLTYSQLHREVCQMANVIQQLGVKKGDRVGIYMPMIPEAVIAMLACARIGAPHSVVFGGFSADALRDRLNDAKAKLVITADGGFRKDQVIRLKDNVDQALADNQVPTVENVLVVQRTKEKIHMEPGRDHWWHDLQAGASAVCPPAEMDSEDMLFILYTSGSTGKPKGVVHTTGGYNVYTHITTKWIFDLKDEDVYWCTADVGWITGHSYIVYGPLSNGATVVMYEGAPRPSNPGCFWDIIEKYRVTIFYTAPTAIRAFIKMGEHYPNARDLSSLRLLGTVGEPINPEAWMWYHRVIGKERCPIVDTWWQTETGGIMITPLPGATPTKPGSATHPFPGIIADVVDIEGNPVGPNQGGYLVIKHPWPSMMRTVYGDPDRFRKGYWEHIPPKDGQYFYFAGDGARRDEDGYFWIIGRVDDVINVSGHRLGTMEIESALVSHPAVAEAAVVGKPDEVKGEEIVAFVTLESSYTPSEQLANELKAHVVKEIGAIARPAEIRFTDALPKTRSGKIMRRLLRSLAAGQEISGDTSTLEDRSVLDKLREGF
- the ndk gene encoding nucleoside-diphosphate kinase, whose translation is MAERTFIMIKPDGVQRGLVGEVIKRFENKGFTLVALKMMQVSRELAEKHYEVHKERPFFNSLVEFITSSPVVAMVWEGEGVVAASRKIIGATDPLAAEPGTIRGDYGINIGRNLIHGSDAIETAQREISLWFKEEELCSWQKTMSCWLQE
- a CDS encoding phosphatase PAP2 family protein, with product MFSAKNRILLSLFAFLFFAFLLLGIAVKFFGGFLLFDPLILVNIHEVLPDSQVRFWVFITNFGNSSSLYYSAFGLALVFWVFKRKREAIYLTISIVGSQNLNVLVKNIWQRPRPQLWHFDYYPTPQDFSFPSGHSMGSINFALTLLIILWGISNKRLKILLSLMATIYVVLVSFSRLYLGVHYPTDILGGWLLGSSWTMAMAFLFNLPNSPNSTLENSGKRAQNFDKTSI